The Pantanalinema sp. genome has a window encoding:
- a CDS encoding inositol monophosphatase family protein, with protein MQNFRAFAESLATGAGSILREHHGKRHHIEYKGEIDLVTEVDRASEAYMRARLAETFPDHEILGEEEGLKTSGSAYRWLLDPVDGTTNYAHGFPYYCVSVGLEHEGRIIAGAVYNPILQELFSAALGEGATLNGAPIRVSEVSELRRSLLTTGFPYHVIQEGSNLPMFTRFLYRCQAVRRAGSAALDLCHVACGRYDGFWEPGLSAWDVAAGSLIVQEAGGRMSDYRGNPFDSYAKELLASNGLLHEAMQAVLTEDIPD; from the coding sequence ATGCAGAATTTTCGAGCCTTCGCCGAGTCCCTCGCCACGGGTGCCGGAAGCATCCTGCGCGAGCACCACGGTAAACGTCACCACATCGAGTACAAGGGTGAGATCGACCTGGTCACCGAGGTCGATCGCGCTTCCGAGGCCTACATGCGCGCTCGCCTGGCCGAGACCTTCCCGGATCACGAGATCCTGGGCGAGGAGGAAGGCCTGAAGACCTCGGGCTCGGCCTATCGCTGGCTGCTGGACCCGGTGGACGGCACCACCAACTACGCCCACGGCTTCCCCTACTACTGCGTCTCGGTCGGCCTGGAGCACGAGGGCCGGATCATCGCGGGGGCGGTCTACAACCCGATCCTGCAGGAGCTGTTCAGCGCGGCGCTCGGAGAGGGCGCCACCCTCAACGGCGCGCCGATCAGGGTTTCCGAGGTCTCCGAGCTGCGGCGATCCCTCTTGACCACGGGTTTCCCCTACCACGTCATCCAGGAGGGGAGCAACTTGCCCATGTTCACCCGCTTCCTCTATCGCTGCCAGGCGGTGAGGCGGGCGGGCTCGGCGGCCCTCGACCTGTGCCACGTGGCCTGCGGCCGTTACGACGGCTTCTGGGAGCCTGGCCTTTCGGCCTGGGACGTGGCGGCGGGCTCGCTGATCGTCCAGGAGGCGGGCGGCCGCATGAGCGATTACCGGGGCAACCCCTTCGACTCCTACGCCAAGGAGCTGCTCGCCTCCAACGGCCTGCTGCACGAGGCCATGCAGGCGGTCCTCACCGAGGATATCCCCGACTGA